A part of Sulfurimonas sp. HSL-1716 genomic DNA contains:
- a CDS encoding cytochrome c, protein MKKYFIVILAFCSLVQAGSLDGKKVFETYCWGCHHQTAMAFGPPFTQIAKKRTLEEIEAYITSPKSMYKAFGYKRTAMSQLNLTDKEKETVAKYILSFKGK, encoded by the coding sequence ATGAAAAAATATTTTATTGTTATACTTGCTTTTTGTTCACTTGTACAAGCTGGATCGTTAGACGGAAAAAAGGTTTTTGAAACATATTGCTGGGGCTGTCATCATCAAACTGCGATGGCTTTCGGACCACCCTTCACACAGATAGCCAAAAAACGTACGCTCGAAGAGATCGAGGCTTATATTACGAGTCCTAAATCGATGTATAAAGCGTTTGGCTATAAACGAACAGCGATGAGCCAGTTGAATTTAACCGATAAAGAAAAAGAGACAGTTGCCAAATATATTCTTTCATTCAAAGGAAAATAA
- a CDS encoding bifunctional precorrin-2 dehydrogenase/sirohydrochlorin ferrochelatase has protein sequence MSYFPAFMKLDGRKILIVGGGKIAYEKLEHLLCFTTDIEVIAQSYSAPMLERIKERNLAYEQRAYLQGDIEGFSIVIVAVDNIPLQAEIFEESKKHNCLCNAVDSVDYCDFIFPAYIKKDDLTIAISTSGASPALAKHLKKYLFDLIPSGISDFLREMKQLRSSLPKGKERMQMLDKKAQDYINTWRRS, from the coding sequence TTGAGCTATTTTCCGGCTTTTATGAAATTGGACGGACGTAAGATACTGATTGTCGGCGGCGGTAAGATCGCATATGAAAAGCTGGAGCATCTCTTATGTTTTACAACGGACATAGAAGTGATCGCCCAATCCTACAGTGCACCGATGCTTGAACGTATCAAAGAAAGAAACCTTGCATACGAACAGCGTGCATACCTCCAAGGAGACATCGAAGGCTTTTCTATCGTCATCGTTGCCGTGGACAACATCCCTTTACAAGCCGAAATATTTGAAGAATCAAAGAAACACAACTGCCTATGCAATGCCGTAGATTCGGTAGACTATTGTGATTTTATCTTTCCTGCATATATCAAGAAAGATGATCTAACCATAGCGATCTCGACTTCCGGAGCCTCTCCGGCACTGGCAAAACATCTCAAGAAATATCTGTTTGATCTGATCCCTTCGGGGATCTCTGATTTTTTACGCGAGATGAAGCAGCTGCGTTCCTCCCTTCCAAAAGGAAAAGAACGTATGCAGATGCTTGACAAAAAAGCACAAGATTATATTAATACATGGAGAAGATCATGA
- a CDS encoding TolC family protein, with the protein MRKHLFFLTAMISSLWAQTVTMQECIEKTLYSHPDIKTFMLEVSKSEQNYQLARSAYLPHIDFEAEYDFRRTFALPQNGKFRTVEEGGWQAGVALRQKVWDFSKTTSLIHSADLQKDIARLSVEEAKNLMIYRVESLYETVVIQKEIIRVRKKDMQAKKELYEQAEAFVEQGLKTTSDSTRFLSAFYAAKDALGAAESSYMKTIATLSLYTAEQIDFEAEFENNLLTEVKDLEKNRKKLKQEMLENNIQLKIYDKTIQKDTLLHRSAKAAHYGSIDAVASYTRFDTLNAYDTGVVGVTLNIPIYTGSQISAQEQISRIETAAAKEAKASKSLALSEELEGLIIDLAQYKNTLQAKHAQLEASLSTKKLLEARYKEGLSTYIEVLDAMSSYLSSKLEILEAYYGIAMAQNRIKYLTGVQK; encoded by the coding sequence ATGAGGAAACACCTCTTTTTTTTAACAGCAATGATATCGTCGTTGTGGGCACAGACGGTGACCATGCAAGAGTGCATAGAAAAAACACTGTATTCTCATCCTGATATCAAAACTTTTATGCTGGAGGTATCAAAGAGCGAACAAAACTATCAGCTTGCCCGTTCTGCATACCTGCCGCATATCGATTTTGAAGCGGAGTATGATTTTCGGCGTACATTCGCTCTGCCTCAAAACGGTAAGTTTCGCACCGTTGAAGAGGGCGGTTGGCAGGCTGGCGTAGCTCTGCGTCAAAAGGTTTGGGATTTTTCAAAAACGACATCTTTGATACACTCGGCAGATCTTCAGAAGGATATTGCACGGCTTTCCGTCGAAGAGGCAAAGAACCTTATGATATACAGGGTCGAATCGCTTTATGAGACGGTTGTGATACAAAAAGAGATCATTAGAGTGCGGAAAAAAGATATGCAGGCAAAAAAAGAGCTTTATGAGCAGGCCGAAGCGTTTGTGGAGCAGGGATTGAAAACCACTTCGGACTCGACAAGGTTTTTGTCTGCGTTTTATGCGGCAAAAGATGCGTTGGGAGCGGCAGAGTCCTCCTATATGAAAACGATAGCGACACTCTCTTTATATACCGCTGAGCAAATCGATTTTGAAGCCGAGTTCGAAAACAATCTTTTAACGGAAGTAAAAGATCTGGAGAAAAACAGAAAAAAATTAAAACAGGAGATGCTTGAAAATAATATCCAGCTCAAGATCTACGATAAAACCATACAAAAAGACACTCTTTTACATCGATCGGCAAAAGCCGCGCATTACGGTTCGATAGACGCCGTCGCCTCATATACCCGTTTTGATACTTTAAACGCTTACGATACGGGCGTTGTCGGAGTGACTTTGAACATACCCATCTATACGGGATCGCAAATAAGCGCGCAAGAACAGATATCCCGCATCGAGACAGCCGCCGCAAAAGAGGCAAAAGCCTCCAAATCTCTAGCGCTTAGCGAAGAGCTTGAAGGGCTCATAATAGATCTTGCGCAGTACAAAAATACGCTGCAGGCAAAACATGCCCAGCTCGAAGCCTCCCTCAGTACGAAGAAGCTGCTTGAAGCCAGATACAAAGAGGGCTTGTCCACATATATAGAAGTGCTAGATGCCATGAGCTCGTATCTTTCGTCAAAATTAGAGATTTTGGAAGCATACTACGGTATTGCGATGGCGCAAAACCGTATTAAATATCTTACAGGAGTACAAAAATGA
- a CDS encoding Lrp/AsnC family transcriptional regulator: MKQEVLSRIQKSFPLVERPFRSIAEDLGMKEEDVLAILQEEKSKNIIRQTSAIFDTKRLGYVSSLVAFKIDEADIDEAVSIINSHPGISHNYERNHEFNIWFTIAVAPDSKLGLEKSVEILASLTKAKSHIILPTLKLFKISVKLDTTGKDEKKEKVKKVKHTEIEMTPLHHAIIRRVQYDIDIVSEPFKKIIDELDIDYDTFFSILKQLQNAGVMRRFASILNHRKAGFGANAMVVWDVDQEKGEAAGEQAAAFSAVSHCYLRPKYENWPYNLFTMIHGKTKEETNAVIEEIANEIDARSYMPLYSSREFKKVRIEYFTPEFEAWENLHVKEEG, translated from the coding sequence ATGAAACAAGAAGTACTTTCGCGGATCCAAAAATCATTCCCTTTAGTAGAAAGACCTTTTCGATCGATCGCCGAAGATCTGGGGATGAAAGAGGAAGATGTCCTTGCTATTTTACAAGAGGAAAAAAGCAAAAACATTATCCGCCAGACATCGGCCATCTTCGATACCAAACGTTTAGGATACGTATCGTCGCTGGTGGCATTTAAAATAGACGAAGCCGATATCGACGAAGCTGTATCTATTATCAACTCCCATCCCGGGATATCGCATAACTATGAGCGTAACCATGAGTTCAATATCTGGTTTACGATAGCCGTTGCTCCCGATTCCAAACTGGGTTTGGAAAAAAGCGTGGAGATATTGGCTTCTTTGACAAAAGCCAAAAGCCATATAATCCTGCCGACACTCAAACTTTTTAAGATATCCGTAAAACTCGATACGACGGGAAAAGATGAAAAAAAAGAGAAAGTTAAAAAAGTAAAACACACCGAGATAGAGATGACTCCGCTTCATCATGCGATTATCAGACGTGTACAGTACGATATAGATATTGTAAGCGAGCCTTTTAAAAAGATCATAGATGAGCTGGACATCGATTACGATACTTTCTTCTCCATCTTAAAACAGCTGCAAAACGCAGGTGTCATGAGACGTTTTGCTTCGATACTCAATCATCGTAAGGCCGGATTTGGCGCCAATGCGATGGTAGTGTGGGACGTCGATCAGGAAAAAGGGGAAGCAGCAGGCGAGCAAGCGGCGGCATTTAGTGCCGTAAGCCACTGCTATTTACGACCGAAATACGAGAATTGGCCGTATAATCTTTTTACAATGATCCACGGCAAAACGAAAGAGGAGACAAACGCTGTCATAGAAGAGATAGCAAATGAGATTGATGCCCGTTCTTATATGCCTCTTTATTCATCAAGAGAGTTCAAGAAAGTAAGAATAGAGTATTTTACGCCCGAGTTCGAAGCTTGGGAAAACCTACATGTAAAAGAGGAAGGATAA
- a CDS encoding ABC transporter permease has product MMNLAQKDISHTLGKFIVTAMGVGMLLGIVLIMIGVYRGMMVDAQILLKDIHADLWIVQENTLGPFAEASRIHEDLKDTIKVIDGIDKSEALTFQNMQLYIKGQAVRVMAVGFDPLGSLNPVDPNTLVSGRMLQKTHYEAVVSSETGFKLNDRLKIGRDIYTVVGTTRGAVASGGEPLIYISLKDAQQLQFSYSNANIRNDRARGIFEEKDIHTVNAVAATVKKGYDIKETAQRIRRWKHQSVYTDAQQSAILTKNVVEKASKQIGLFTAILVVVSTIIIGLIIYTMTLEKIKEISIMKLIGIPDLIIIKMIVQETVLLGFFAFIFGNIFSHLIYDKFPKRVVLEIPDALSLFAVVLIASVFASFVGVGKVMHADPTVAIGG; this is encoded by the coding sequence ATGATGAATCTGGCACAAAAAGATATCTCCCATACTTTGGGAAAGTTTATTGTGACTGCCATGGGCGTCGGGATGCTGCTTGGGATCGTTTTGATCATGATAGGCGTATATAGAGGAATGATGGTAGACGCGCAGATACTGCTAAAAGATATACATGCCGATCTGTGGATCGTTCAGGAGAATACTTTAGGACCGTTTGCAGAAGCCTCCCGCATACATGAAGATTTAAAAGACACCATAAAGGTTATTGACGGCATTGACAAATCCGAAGCTTTGACATTTCAAAACATGCAGCTTTATATAAAAGGGCAGGCTGTCCGAGTAATGGCGGTAGGATTTGATCCTTTGGGCAGTTTAAACCCTGTAGATCCAAATACTCTTGTAAGCGGACGTATGCTGCAAAAGACTCATTATGAAGCGGTTGTATCCTCTGAGACAGGCTTTAAACTCAATGACAGACTGAAGATAGGCAGAGATATTTATACGGTCGTGGGCACCACCAGAGGTGCGGTCGCATCCGGCGGCGAGCCTCTCATATATATAAGTCTCAAAGATGCCCAGCAGCTGCAGTTTAGCTATTCAAACGCAAACATAAGAAACGACAGAGCCAGAGGAATCTTTGAAGAAAAAGATATCCATACGGTAAACGCGGTAGCAGCGACCGTAAAAAAAGGTTATGACATCAAAGAGACGGCACAGAGGATACGGCGATGGAAACATCAAAGTGTTTATACCGATGCACAGCAAAGCGCCATTTTGACAAAAAACGTCGTTGAAAAAGCTTCCAAACAGATAGGGCTTTTTACGGCGATCCTTGTCGTGGTATCCACTATTATCATAGGGCTTATCATCTATACGATGACTCTGGAAAAAATAAAAGAGATATCTATCATGAAGCTCATAGGGATACCCGATCTCATTATCATAAAGATGATCGTCCAGGAAACCGTTTTGCTCGGGTTCTTCGCTTTTATCTTCGGGAATATTTTTTCTCATCTTATTTATGACAAATTTCCTAAAAGGGTCGTATTGGAGATCCCCGATGCCCTGTCTCTTTTTGCGGTCGTTTTGATCGCTTCCGTTTTTGCTTCGTTTGTGGGTGTAGGCAAAGTGATGCATGCGGATCCCACGGTTGCGATAGGAGGTTGA
- a CDS encoding cbb3-type cytochrome c oxidase subunit I: MANNYLKSESKQLATWYFTFAAIIFGAQLVFGLVVAIQFVVPGFLYGVLDFSIARILHINALVVWMVFAMFGSVYWLLPDETGIETVGIKLGKLLFWIFAAAIVVVVLVFLLVQVGPADNTTIWFITEGREYIEAPRWADWGIVVVALGFVANLFLTGMKGRQTGIVTVLMADMIAFSGLYLAGMFFTNNISVDQYWWWWVIHLWVEATWEVFVGSIAAYGLIKMIGAHRQVVEMWLWIEVAMLFGSGILGLGHHYFWIGTPEYWWEIGALFSALEPLPLVAMFIHVLYDWGKETGLQMAEVHEGHKIEGHTINNKPAFTWFVLNAFGNFLGAGIWGFFHTLPQVNLYTHGTQFTAAHGHLAFFGAYATILVGMMYIAVQGSNGIKVLNHTKASLWGVSLITGGVMGMTIALTIAGYVQVLVSRAQMGATWAAYFDGQDGVWFQQAMDWRLLMGVVTFVGFLFLAKDLLSTGKSAVHIR, translated from the coding sequence ATGGCAAATAATTATTTAAAATCAGAATCAAAACAGTTAGCGACTTGGTATTTTACCTTTGCTGCTATCATCTTTGGTGCTCAATTAGTATTTGGTTTGGTCGTGGCTATTCAGTTCGTTGTACCAGGCTTTCTATATGGGGTCCTAGATTTTTCGATCGCAAGAATCCTGCATATTAATGCACTTGTCGTTTGGATGGTTTTTGCTATGTTCGGTTCCGTTTATTGGTTGTTACCAGACGAAACAGGTATCGAAACTGTCGGTATTAAACTCGGAAAACTGTTATTTTGGATCTTCGCAGCTGCTATAGTAGTCGTTGTTCTTGTATTCTTATTGGTTCAAGTCGGACCGGCAGACAACACAACTATTTGGTTTATTACGGAAGGTCGTGAGTATATCGAAGCGCCGCGTTGGGCAGACTGGGGTATCGTAGTTGTTGCTCTTGGATTTGTCGCCAACCTTTTCTTAACAGGAATGAAAGGCAGACAAACAGGTATCGTTACAGTTTTGATGGCTGATATGATAGCGTTCTCAGGTCTTTACCTTGCAGGTATGTTCTTTACAAATAACATCTCTGTCGATCAATACTGGTGGTGGTGGGTAATCCACTTATGGGTTGAGGCTACTTGGGAAGTCTTCGTCGGTTCTATCGCAGCTTATGGTCTGATCAAAATGATCGGTGCACATCGTCAAGTTGTTGAAATGTGGTTATGGATCGAAGTAGCTATGCTATTTGGTTCAGGTATCCTTGGTCTTGGACACCACTATTTCTGGATCGGTACACCTGAGTATTGGTGGGAGATCGGAGCATTGTTCTCTGCACTAGAACCTCTGCCGCTTGTTGCTATGTTTATCCATGTTCTTTACGATTGGGGGAAAGAAACAGGTCTTCAAATGGCAGAAGTACACGAAGGACATAAAATTGAAGGTCATACTATCAATAATAAACCTGCGTTTACTTGGTTCGTTCTCAATGCGTTCGGTAACTTCTTGGGTGCTGGTATATGGGGATTCTTCCATACTCTACCTCAAGTAAACCTTTATACGCACGGTACACAGTTTACAGCAGCGCATGGTCACCTTGCGTTCTTTGGTGCTTATGCAACTATTCTTGTGGGAATGATGTACATAGCTGTTCAGGGCAGCAACGGTATTAAAGTCTTAAATCATACTAAAGCATCTCTATGGGGTGTTTCTTTAATTACCGGAGGTGTTATGGGTATGACCATCGCACTTACAATTGCAGGTTATGTTCAAGTTCTTGTTTCACGTGCACAAATGGGTGCGACATGGGCAGCATATTTTGACGGTCAAGACGGCGTTTGGTTCCAACAAGCTATGGATTGGAGACTTCTAATGGGTGTTGTAACATTCGTAGGATTCCTATTCTTGGCTAAAGACTTGTTAAGCACAGGAAAAAGTGCTGTTCACATAAGATAA
- a CDS encoding ABC transporter ATP-binding protein — translation MNAKQSIRVENLVKEFGKNDNLVSVIEGASFTIYKGELIALVAPSGAGKTTLLMMIGCVIDPTSGEIWLGEEKVYENRWLTNDARKIRREKIGFIFQAHYLIPFLNIIENVTLVPQTGGISDEKAKTDAMELLKYFDIADKAYNKPSQLSGGQNQRVAIARALANNPKIILADEPTAALDTKRAVSVVKMLKKIALEQDVAIIMVTHDERMLKYCDRVMKIENKKIIFE, via the coding sequence ATGAATGCAAAGCAAAGTATCCGTGTCGAGAACCTTGTAAAAGAGTTTGGAAAAAACGACAATCTCGTAAGCGTCATAGAGGGAGCTTCCTTTACCATATACAAAGGAGAGCTGATCGCTCTCGTCGCTCCCAGCGGAGCAGGAAAGACCACTCTTTTAATGATGATAGGCTGCGTGATCGATCCGACCTCGGGAGAGATATGGCTGGGAGAGGAAAAGGTGTATGAAAACCGCTGGCTGACAAATGATGCCAGAAAGATTCGCCGTGAAAAGATAGGGTTCATATTTCAAGCACATTATCTGATCCCGTTTTTAAATATCATAGAAAACGTTACCTTGGTACCGCAGACCGGCGGAATCTCCGATGAAAAAGCGAAAACGGATGCCATGGAGCTGTTAAAGTATTTTGATATTGCCGATAAAGCTTACAATAAGCCCTCTCAGCTCTCAGGAGGACAGAATCAAAGAGTTGCGATCGCCCGAGCTCTGGCAAACAATCCAAAGATCATCCTTGCCGATGAGCCGACCGCGGCGCTGGATACAAAACGTGCCGTTAGTGTGGTGAAAATGCTAAAAAAGATAGCTTTAGAACAGGATGTGGCCATCATTATGGTGACTCACGATGAAAGGATGCTAAAATATTGCGACAGGGTAATGAAGATCGAAAATAAAAAAATTATATTCGAATAG
- a CDS encoding efflux RND transporter periplasmic adaptor subunit produces MKNWKKLLTITVLMMAGSALFYFKVYIPKTTYRIVNPKKGYLRVQVFGIGTVDAKDIYQIGAQTGGKITDILTDQGRWIKKGALIATVDPVDLPLQLEEAKASLAKARSESIALREETRSLKAQKELIKITYDRYEKLYKQRYAAKAEYDKAAADLQSINAQIAASRARANSSDAEIKRAKRNIKAMEVRLSRYHIYAPISGYVVSKNVQAAQNVLPTQSIVKIADPKSVWIKAYVDERISADIKAGQKALITLRSQEDKKFEGKVARIAAISDAVTQEREVDVSFDDLPIPFYLNEQAQVSITTKVLKDLFLVDTALLVKKNKKSGVWVVKGSTAHFQILEIIAESNGFAGIKSGIDETTKIIVSDPKKKALSEGIKVRL; encoded by the coding sequence ATGAAGAACTGGAAAAAACTACTTACGATAACTGTACTCATGATGGCAGGATCGGCACTTTTTTACTTTAAAGTTTATATCCCAAAAACGACATACCGGATAGTAAATCCCAAAAAAGGATATCTCCGTGTTCAAGTTTTCGGGATAGGTACCGTAGATGCAAAAGATATTTATCAGATCGGTGCACAGACCGGCGGAAAGATCACCGATATCTTGACGGATCAGGGCCGATGGATAAAAAAAGGCGCATTGATAGCGACCGTAGATCCTGTCGATCTTCCTTTGCAGCTCGAAGAAGCGAAAGCTTCGCTGGCAAAAGCGAGATCCGAGTCGATCGCTTTAAGAGAAGAAACGCGAAGTCTAAAAGCCCAAAAAGAGCTGATAAAGATCACGTATGACAGATATGAGAAACTTTACAAACAAAGATACGCGGCAAAGGCAGAATATGACAAAGCTGCTGCTGATCTGCAAAGCATAAATGCACAGATAGCTGCAAGCAGGGCTCGCGCCAATTCAAGCGACGCAGAGATCAAAAGAGCAAAACGAAATATAAAAGCGATGGAGGTCAGGCTTTCAAGATATCATATCTATGCACCCATCAGTGGTTATGTCGTATCAAAAAATGTTCAAGCCGCTCAAAATGTATTGCCGACACAGAGTATAGTGAAAATAGCGGATCCAAAAAGCGTATGGATCAAGGCCTACGTAGATGAACGGATAAGCGCGGATATCAAAGCCGGTCAGAAAGCCCTCATAACCCTTCGTTCTCAGGAAGATAAAAAGTTTGAAGGCAAAGTCGCGAGGATAGCGGCAATAAGCGACGCAGTAACCCAGGAACGGGAGGTTGATGTCTCATTTGACGATCTGCCGATCCCTTTTTATCTGAACGAGCAGGCTCAAGTATCCATCACGACAAAAGTTTTAAAGGATCTCTTTCTCGTGGATACGGCACTGCTTGTTAAAAAAAACAAAAAGAGCGGTGTCTGGGTAGTCAAGGGTTCTACGGCACATTTTCAAATACTTGAGATCATAGCCGAATCAAACGGATTTGCAGGCATAAAATCGGGGATCGACGAGACTACGAAGATCATCGTATCGGATCCGAAGAAGAAAGCTCTGAGCGAAGGGATAAAGGTCCGCTTATGA
- a CDS encoding c-type cytochrome, with product MANKSVWSDNRFWRRTATWVTGFASILLIWLTFDTSGQIAMGNDADLKNGVTKRVPGPTVINYKITYEMSPKRGHEVPVIGEKEKFFGRDDYSEKEATALLHLGKLAEQAKNCMDCHTLLGNGAYYAPDLTKAWLDPAWGPNGSMQAMTGKNTREEAMAEFLQHPNQYPTHARMMPDLGITAKEAKGLVAFLKHMSSIDTNGFPRNFGKMQGAIHGK from the coding sequence GTGGCTAATAAATCTGTATGGAGTGACAATCGTTTCTGGCGAAGAACAGCAACGTGGGTTACGGGTTTTGCATCAATTTTATTAATCTGGTTGACATTTGATACTTCGGGTCAAATCGCAATGGGTAATGATGCAGATTTAAAAAATGGTGTAACCAAAAGGGTTCCTGGACCTACGGTTATCAATTATAAGATCACTTATGAAATGAGTCCGAAACGCGGGCATGAAGTTCCTGTGATCGGAGAGAAAGAGAAGTTTTTCGGAAGAGACGACTACTCTGAAAAAGAAGCGACTGCGCTGTTACACTTAGGTAAACTGGCGGAGCAAGCTAAAAACTGTATGGATTGTCATACGCTATTGGGAAATGGAGCTTATTATGCGCCTGACCTTACAAAAGCGTGGTTGGATCCGGCTTGGGGACCAAACGGTTCAATGCAAGCGATGACAGGAAAAAACACAAGAGAAGAAGCGATGGCTGAGTTCTTACAACATCCAAATCAGTATCCTACTCATGCACGTATGATGCCGGATCTTGGTATTACTGCTAAAGAGGCTAAAGGCTTAGTGGCTTTCCTTAAACATATGTCATCTATAGATACAAACGGTTTCCCAAGAAACTTCGGGAAAATGCAAGGAGCGATACATGGCAAATAA
- a CDS encoding cytochrome D1 domain-containing protein codes for MKFNKLIVSAAALAVVSSGLLADTSNMDVAKVFERECQGCHGPNHEGGVGADLRPAKIAKKNTYMLAETILNGRAGTAMPPFKNKFTQADADKMVDYLQHFKGRKIKQLTLEEVTKGWKPLHDRMDFFKKYPHPADVKKNTDIVFVTERDAARVVFLDGTTGKLLSRHPAGFAVHVTVTNKRLPRYAYSISRSGLVTMFDLNTPGQQKVAQCQVGSESRGLAVSPDGKYLMAGDYVPGGAVLMDAMTLKPLKVYPTSSVIDTEGNIGSSRVAGVYDTPYGPYIAFALKDAGHVYIVDYSKPNYPIVGDIPNIGKILHDGFENEGKEIGRYLFQASQGSDVMGVVDFKTKSLVAKVYTGPGTKPHPGQGSSWYNKDYGQLAATNSMNVGDVVIWDSNWDVVKHIRTAGGGLFIGTSEHTPFLWSDNVIGGPSAWNKVHLINKQTLELDRIITVGTKEGTVTDAASHKVLYKWKVPTVKDAKGNPVIPRILHAEPANHGMWTMISEWNAGRIGVYDSKTGKFIKYIEGLTTPTFTYSIEHRQSVPGA; via the coding sequence ATGAAGTTTAATAAATTAATTGTATCAGCTGCTGCTTTAGCGGTTGTTTCGTCAGGTCTATTAGCGGATACATCTAATATGGATGTTGCAAAAGTGTTCGAGCGTGAGTGTCAAGGCTGTCACGGTCCTAACCATGAAGGTGGGGTCGGTGCGGATCTTCGCCCAGCAAAAATCGCTAAGAAAAATACTTATATGTTGGCAGAAACTATCTTAAACGGTAGAGCCGGTACGGCAATGCCTCCGTTTAAAAACAAGTTCACTCAAGCAGATGCTGATAAAATGGTTGACTATCTACAACACTTTAAAGGCAGAAAAATCAAGCAACTGACTTTAGAAGAAGTTACAAAAGGCTGGAAACCGCTTCACGACAGAATGGATTTCTTTAAAAAATATCCACATCCTGCAGATGTTAAAAAGAATACGGATATCGTATTCGTAACTGAGCGTGATGCTGCTCGTGTTGTTTTCTTAGATGGTACGACAGGTAAACTATTGTCTAGACATCCTGCCGGATTTGCTGTACACGTTACGGTGACAAACAAACGTCTACCTCGTTACGCATACTCTATCTCACGTTCAGGTCTTGTAACAATGTTCGACCTTAACACTCCGGGCCAACAAAAAGTTGCTCAATGTCAAGTCGGTAGTGAATCTCGCGGTCTTGCGGTTTCTCCAGACGGTAAATACCTAATGGCAGGTGACTATGTACCGGGCGGTGCTGTTTTAATGGACGCTATGACTCTAAAACCGCTTAAAGTGTATCCTACTTCAAGTGTTATTGATACTGAAGGTAACATCGGTTCATCTCGTGTAGCTGGTGTTTATGATACTCCATACGGTCCATACATCGCATTTGCACTTAAAGATGCAGGTCATGTTTATATCGTAGACTACTCTAAACCAAACTATCCGATCGTTGGTGATATTCCAAATATCGGTAAAATTCTTCATGACGGTTTCGAAAATGAAGGTAAAGAGATCGGTCGTTACTTATTCCAAGCTTCTCAAGGAAGCGACGTAATGGGTGTTGTCGATTTTAAAACAAAATCATTAGTTGCTAAAGTTTATACTGGTCCTGGAACTAAGCCACACCCAGGTCAAGGAAGCTCTTGGTATAACAAAGACTACGGACAACTTGCGGCTACTAACAGTATGAACGTCGGTGATGTCGTTATCTGGGACAGTAACTGGGATGTTGTTAAACATATCCGTACAGCAGGCGGTGGATTGTTCATCGGAACAAGCGAGCATACTCCGTTCTTATGGTCAGACAACGTAATCGGCGGACCGTCAGCTTGGAACAAAGTACACTTGATCAACAAACAAACTCTTGAACTTGACCGTATCATTACAGTCGGTACAAAAGAGGGAACAGTTACTGATGCTGCAAGTCATAAAGTTCTTTACAAATGGAAAGTTCCTACTGTAAAAGATGCTAAAGGCAACCCGGTTATTCCAAGAATCCTACATGCTGAACCGGCTAACCATGGTATGTGGACTATGATCTCTGAGTGGAATGCAGGTCGTATCGGTGTTTATGATTCTAAAACAGGTAAATTCATTAAATACATCGAAGGATTAACTACACCAACATTTACTTACTCTATCGAGCATAGACAATCAGTTCCTGGTGCATAA